One stretch of Punica granatum isolate Tunisia-2019 chromosome 5, ASM765513v2, whole genome shotgun sequence DNA includes these proteins:
- the LOC116208384 gene encoding sulfate transporter 3.1-like, which produces MGNMGNMDYECPHRVSIPPSKPFLQSLRSTVKETFFPDDPFRQLHGQPTPRKLVLGLQYFIPILEWAPRYTFNSFKADLVAGITIASLAVPQGISYANLASLPPIIGLYSSFVPPLIYAMLGSSRDLAVGTVAVASLLISSMLGKEVSPVEHQRQYVQLALTATFFAGVFQASLGFLRLGFIVDFLSHATIVGFMGGAATVVCLQQLKGILGLVHFTHETDVLSVLHSIFTQVHQWRWESGLLGCCFLFFLLLTRYFSKRKPAFFWINAMAPLTSVILGSVLVYLTHAEKHGVQVIGHLKKGLNPLTVTELAFGSPHLTTAIKTGIITGVIALAEGIAVGRSFAMFKNYHIDGNKEMIAFGMMNMAGSCTSCYLTSGPFSRTAVNFNAGCKSAVSNIVMATAVMITLLFLTPLFHYTPLVVLSSIIITAMLGLIDYEAAFHLWKLDKFDFVVCISSYIGVVFGSVEIGLVVAVSMSLLRVLISVARPRTTALGNIPNSMIYRSIDQYPNATKVPGVLILQIDGSIYFANANYLRERITRWIYEEVEDKLKATLQYVILDMSAVGSIDTSGITMLQEIKKNSDRMDLKLMLANPRSEVIKKLDKSKFIESLGQEWIYLTVGEAVAACNFMLHTCKSNPQDSNV; this is translated from the exons ATGGGTAACATGGGTAACATGGACTATGAGTGCCCTCACAGAGTTTCCATCCCACCATCAAAGCCCTTCCTCCAGTCGCTCAGGTCCACTGTGAAGGAGACCTTCTTTCCTGACGACCCGTTCAGGCAGCTCCATGGCCAGCCCACGCCCCGGAAGCTTGTTCTTGGCCTCCAATACTTCATCCCGATCCTCGAGTGGGCCCCTCGCTACACCTTCAACTCCTTCAAGGCCGATCTTGTGGCCGGGATCACCATCGCCAGCCTTGCGGTGCCTCAGGGCATTAGTTACGCCAACCTCGCCAGCTTGCCACCTATCATAGGATTAT ATTCAAGCTTCGTTCCACCGTTGATATATGCAATGCTGGGGAGCTCGAGGGACCTGGCAGTGGGGACAGTGGCGGTGGCGTCGCTGCTGATATCATCGATGCTGGGGAAGGAGGTCAGCCCTGTGGAACACCAAAGACAGTACGTTCAGCTGGCACTCACCGCCACCTTCTTCGCCGGTGTCTTCCAAGCTTCTCTTGGCTTCTTAAG GCTAGGGTTCATAGTGGATTTCCTGTCGCATGCAACGATAGTGGGGTTCATGGGGGGCGCAGCCACTGTTGTGTGTCTTCAACAGCTCAAAGGCATCCTAGGATTAGTTCACTTCACTCACGAGACCGATGTTCTTTCTGTCCTTCACTCTATCTTTACTCAAGTCCACCAg TGGAGATGGGAGAGTGGCCTTCTGGGTTGctgcttcctcttcttcctcttgctcACTAGATACTTC AGCAAGAGAAAGCCAGCCTTCTTCTGGATAAACGCGATGGCTCCTCTCACGTCGGTTATCTTGGGAAGCGTTCTCGTCTATCTAACCCACGCTGAGAAACATGGCGTTCAAGTG ATCGGACACCTGAAGAAAGGGCTGAACCCGCTGACCGTGACGGAGCTGGCATTTGGTTCGCCACACCTGACCACCGCCATCAAAACCGGCATAATCACCGGTGTCATTGCTCTCGCT GAAGGAATTGCTGTGGGGAGAAGTTTTGCAATGTTCAAGAACTATCACATTGATGGCAACAAAGAGATGATTGCCTttgggatgatgaacatggCTGGCTCCTGCACTTCTTGCTACTTAACCTCGG GCCCGTTCTCGAGGACTGCGGTAAACTTCAATGCGGGATGCAAGAGCGCAGTGTCCAACATCGTCATGGCCACGGCGGTGATGATAACACTGCTGTTCCTCACACCATTGTTCCATTACACACCGCTCGTGGTGCTGTCCTCCATCATAATCACCGCCATGCTCGGCCTCATCGATTACGAGGCGGCCTTCCACCTCTGGAAGCTTGACAAGTTCGACTTCGTCGTGTGCATCAGCTCATACATTGGGGTCGTGTTTGGTAGCGTCGAGATCGGCTTAGTCGTAGCA GTTAGTATGTCCCTGCTAAGAGTGCTCATCTCCGTAGCAAGGCCAAGAACAACTGCATTGGGCAACATTCCCAATTCTATGATCTATCGAAGCATCGATCAGTACCCGAACGCAACCAAAGTCCCGGGAGTTCTCATTCTTCAGATCGATGGGTCAATCTACTTTGCCAACGCAAACTACTTAAGAGAGAG GATTACAAGATGGATCTACGAAGAAGTAGAAGACAAGCTGAAAGCTACGTTGCAGTATGTCATACTTGATATGAGCG CGGTAGGTAGCATCGATACAAGCGGGATCACGATGCTGCAGGAGATCAAGAAGAACAGCGATCGAATGGACTTAAAG CTCATGCTGGCGAACCCAAGAAGCGAGGTGATAAAGAAGCTCGACAAGTCGAAGTTCATTGAAAGCCTAGGCCAGGAATGGATTTATCTCACGGTTGGGGAGGCTGTAGCAGCATGCAACTTCATGCTGCATACATGTAAATCCAATCCACAGGACAGCAATGTCTGA